A portion of the Epinephelus moara isolate mb chromosome 4, YSFRI_EMoa_1.0, whole genome shotgun sequence genome contains these proteins:
- the prpf19 gene encoding pre-mRNA-processing factor 19 produces MSLVCAISNEVPEHPCVSPVSNQVFERRLIEKYIAENGTDPMNGQPLSEEQLVDIKVSHPIRPKAPSATSIPAILKSLQDEWDAVMLHSFTLRQQLQTTRQELSHALYQHDAACRVIARLTKEVTAAREALATLKPQAGLVAPQAVPASQPAAAGAGGEPMEISEQVGMTPEIIQKLQDKATILTTERKKRGKTVPEELVRAEDLSKYRQVASHAGLHSASVPGILALDLCPSDTNKVLTGGADKNVVVFDKNEEQIVATLKGHTKKVTSVIYHPSQSVVFSASPDNTIRVWSVTGGNCVQVVRAHEAGVTGLSLHATGDYLLSSSEDQYWAFSDIQTGRVLTKVTDESAGCALTCAQFHPDGLIFGTGTADSQIKIWDLKERTNVANFPGHSGPVTSIAFSENGYYLATGAQDSSLKLWDLRKLKNFKTITLDNNYEVKSLVFDQSGTYLAVGGSDIRVYICKQWSEVLNFTDHSGLVTGVAFGENAQFLTSAGMDRSLKFYSL; encoded by the exons ATGTCTTTGGTTTGTGCGA TCTCCAACGAGGTGCCGGAGCACCCGTGCGTCTCCCCGGTGTCCAACCAGGTGTTTGAGCGCAGGCTAATCGAGAAGTACATCGCGGAGAATGGGACCGACCCGATGAACGGACAACCTCTGTCTGAGGAGCAGCTCGTCGATATCAAAG TGTCCCATCCTATCAGACCAAAGGCCCCATCAGCTACAAGCATTCCTGCCATTCTCAAGTCTCTTCAAGATGAGTGG GATGCTGTTAtgcttcacagcttcaccctgcGGCAGCAGCTGCAGACTACTCGCCAAGAACTGTCCCATGCCCTCTACCAACATGATGCCGCCTGCAGAGTCATCGCTCGACTCACCAAAGAGGTCACTGCTGCAAGAGAAG CTCTTGCCACACTCAAACCCCAGGCTGGATTGGTTGCCCCTCAGGCAGTCCCAGCCTCTCAGCCAGCTGCAGCA GGTGCTGGTGGAGAGCCCATGGAGATTAGTGAACAGGTGGGAATGACCCCAGAGATCATCCAGAAG CTCCAAGACAAAGCAACTATCCTCaccacagaaagaaagaag AGAGGAAAAACTGTCCCAGAGGAGCTGGTCAGAGCTGAGGATCTTAGCAAATACCGCCAAGTGGCCTCACATGCT GGTCTTCATAGTGCCAGTGTCCCTGGTATtctggctctggatctgtgtccctCAGACACCAACAAAGTTCTCACCG GTGGAGCTGATAAAAATGTGGTTGTGTTTGACAAGAATGAGGAACAGATTGTGGCAACACTTAAGGGTCACACCAAGAAGGTCACCTCTGTCATTTACCATCCATCCCAG tCCGTGGTCTTCTCTGCATCTCCAGACAACACCATCCGTGTGTGGTCTGTCACCGGAGGCAACTGTGTCCAGGTGGTGCGTGCCCACGAGGCAGGTGTCACTGGACTCTCCCTGCACGCTACAGGGGACTACCTGCTCAGTTCCTCTGAGGATCAG TACTGGGCCTTTTCTGATATCCAGACCGGTCGGGTCCTCACCAAAGTTACTGATGAAAGTGCTGGCTGTG CTCTCACCTGTGCTCAGTTCCATCCTGATGGTCTCATTTTTGGCACTGGGACAGCTGATTCCCAAATCAAGATCTGGGATCTGAAGGAGCGCACCAATGTGGCCAACTTCCCCGGCCACTCTGGCCCTGTCACCTCCATTGCTTTCTCTGAGAACGGATACTATCTGGCCACAG GTGCCCAGGATAGCTCTCTGAAACTGTGGGATCTGAGGAAACTGAAGAACTTCAAGACCATCACCCTGGACAACAACTACGAG GTGAAGTCCCTTGTGTTTGACCAGAGTGGTACCTACCTGGCTGTTGGAGGGTCTGACATCCGTGTCTACATCTGTAAACAGTGGTCTGAGGTCCTCAACTTCACAG ACCATTCAGGATTGGTGACTGGAGTGGCCTTTGG
- the LOC126388924 gene encoding uncharacterized protein LOC126388924, which yields MSSCVLLSALFALPLALGWVVLGEREEVQMVCAGRQFRLPVYSTSRTVTFTPHPDGPRRVLLDKTTVKDPRFEWTRDKMLVLKEVGHGDQGLYAIKLSSGFTYETVRLTVSECIKSYHRNYGEKFEHSIPENGSLLEFSPRGAPPEAMPVVLWNRTNPETSDAGRGRLQRGGKVWVAERVTQADQGNYTVRDDKGRVLSRSTLTVRGHSFNVTRFTKESLNLPLFLPVPHAHLIFTPTRYPDESSLGPFDPKPPRGPVQLIREGHITDHDMRYRGLISLGRNGTINEVVIVRLTSRHDGVYEIRDGDGNLVSSTVLQVIEKGGRWRALLKSITVPSGMFVSLAGFILFMKRYPNCSMSQIIAGLRANRTPQADPPRVNIQDYSQSSPQPSGFYSHSQQPGTPRKWTPRASPTHTSYSPVMVGTPRAENQEAHRLAARSSPCHNSNTENTSHNNEEERRISFSMPGASDCLHSSEDCVQFQIKKDGNDKRWSKSQGFFSTLPLDTDTSESCSVYTSEKLNFL from the exons ATGTCCTCCTGTGTCCTGCTCTCTGCCCTATTTGCCCTTCCTCTTGCTTTGG GTTGGGTCGTGCTGG GTGAAAGAGAAGAAGTCCAGATGGTGTGTGCCGGGAGACAATTTCGTCTGCCAGTGTACTCGACATCCAGAACAGTGACTTTCACGCCACACCCTGATGGGCCGAGGCGTGTCCTGCTGGACAAAACCACT GTAAAGGACCCACGTTTCGAGTGGACCAGAGATAAGATGCTAGTCTTGAAAGAAGTGGGTCATGGTGATCAGGGACTCTATGCCATCAAACTGTCCTCTGGATTCACCTACGAGACCGTTCGTTTGACTGTTTCAG AATGCATTAAGTCCTACCACAGAAACTATGGGGAGAAATTTGAGCACAGCATCCCTGAAAATGGCTCTCTACTGGAGTTTTCACCTCGGGGTGCTCCACCTGAGGCCATGCCAGTTGTGCTGTGGAACCGAACGAACCCAGAGACCAGCGATGCAGGCCGGGGGCGGCTGCAGCGGGGCGGGAAGGTCTGGGTGGCTGAGAGAGTGACACAAGCAGACCAAGGCAACTACACTGTGAGAGACGACAAGGGGAGAGTCCTCTCCCGCAGCACCCTCACTGTCCGCG GACACTCTTTCAATGTCACCCGCTTCACCAAGGAGTCTCTAAACCTGCCCCTCTTTCTTCCTGTCCCTCATGCTCACCTCATTTTTACCCCCACCCGATATCCTGACGAATCCTCCCTGGGCCCTTTTGACCCCAAGCCCCCCCGTGGCCCTGTCCAGCTGATCCGTGAGGGCCATATAACGGACCACGACATGCGCTACAGGGGCCTCATCTCTCTGGGCAGGAACGGCACCATCAATGAGGTTGTCATTGTGAGGCTGACCTCAAGGCATGATGGTGTGTATGAAATCAGAGATGGGGATGGCAACTTGGTGTCCTCCACGGTCTTGCAGGTGATTG AAAAGGGAGGCAGATGGCGAGCACTTCTCAAGTCCATCACTGTCCCTTCTGGCATGTTCGTGTCACTGGCTGGTTTCATCCTGTTCATGAAGCGATACCCGAACTGCAGCATGTCGCAGATCATTGCTGGCCTCAGAGCAAACCGCACGCCACAGGCCGATCCTCCGAGAGTCAACATTCAG gACTACAGCCAGTCGAGCCCTCAGCCCTCAGGCTTCTACAGTCACTCTCAGCAGCCGGGAACACCAAGAAAATGGACTCCAAGAGCCAGTCCCACTCATACT AGTTACAGTCCAGTTATGGTGGGAACTCCGAGAGCTGAGAACCAGGAAGCACACAGACTGGCAGCTAGGAGCTCACCTTGTCATAATTCAAATACTGAG AACACATCTCACAACAATGAGGAAGAGAGAAGGATTTCCTTTTCGATGCCAGGGGCTTCAGACTGCCTCCACTCCTCTGAGGACTGTGTCCAATTCCAGATCAAGAAAGATGGAAATGACAAAAGGTGGAGCAAATCACAAGGATTCTTTTCCACACTGCCGCTAGACACGGACACCTCTGAATCCTGCAGTGTTTACACTTCAGAGAAACTGAACTTCTTATAA
- the LOC126388557 gene encoding uncharacterized protein LOC126388557 isoform X1, translating into MLLLCVTVFCVLFGLSAGFKNKEVCYGRNFRIPSSYTPPIFYGQLYHTPIGRPEKLVMDNGEAKDPRLKVSGTSVELTDVTESDDGYFSISDGSDTLQDVIRLIILECAETETKYYGDMFSFDIPGEAESLECNFLTFTGQPKVLWNRSDRDNSKGDRGQVKGNVWEIRSVSQQHMGSYNFRRKDKTVLSRIKLIVQERFRRYDTYVNEQLLIKNPPIDTMWTVTFKREGAIHSKTLMQAGRLVEENDWDFNWNFAERIQVLRDGIKIDPVESTDTGLYEFRDLEGHLALLVDVVVYNERPPTFMYVGITFGIIFAVIVICCCVRKFCREQSSSIKDESAPQTVAAPAPAPVPAPARGPAVYYHDLNQPGAPTYTLPPGSDYFNQPLNSLISREPTSTSPEPPVYSPVDIHVSSPQPEVAPLGGQEADPAPLLGADCLSSDPEPKFELKGLPSAPPLSLDSSCVYNSEKLNFL; encoded by the exons ATGCTGTTGTTATGTGTGACTGTTTTCTGCGTCTTGTTTG GTTTGTCTGCTGGTTTTAAGAATAAAGAGGTGTGCTATGGAAGAAATTTTAGAATACCATCTTCTTATACACCACCTATTTTCTATGGTCAGTTGTACCATACTCCAATTGGGAGACCCGAGAAACTAGTGATGGATAATGGGGAG GCAAAGGATCCACGCCTCAAAGTTTCCGGTACCTCAGTTGAGTTAACAGATGTGACAGAAAGTGATGATGGATATTTTTCCATCTCAGATGGTAGTGATACACTTCAAGATGTCATCAGACTGATAATTTTGG aatgtgctgaaacagaaacaaagtatTACGGGGATATGTTCTCCTTTGACATTCCTGGAGAGGCTGAATCCCTGGAGTGTAATTTCCTTACATTTACGGGCCAGCCAAAGGTCCTGTGGAATCGCTCTGACCGTGACAACAGTAAGGGAGACAGAGGGCAGGTGAAGGGTAATGTCTGGGAGATTAGGAGCGTCAGTCAGCAACACATGGGCTCCTACAACTTCAGACGAAAAGACAAGACTGTACTGTCGAGGATAAAGCTCATAGTTCAAG AGCGCTTTAGAAGATATGATACATATGTGAATGAGCAGCTCCTCATCAAAAATCCTCCAATTGACACCATGTGGACTGTGACTTTTAAACGTGAAGGTGCAATTCATTCAAAAACCTTGATGCAAGCAGGCCGTCTGGTTGAAGAAAATGACTGGGACTTCAATTGGAATTTTGCTGAAAGGATTCAAGTGCTGCGTGACGGTATAAAGATTGATCCTGTGGAAAGCACAGACACTGGTCTCTATGAATTCAGAGACCTGGAAGGTCACCTGGCCCTGTTGGTGGATGTGGTGGTATACAATG AACGACCTCCTACCTTTATGTATGTTGGTATTACTTTCGGGATTATATTTGCGGTGATTGTCATCTGTTGCTGTGTGAGAAAGTTCTGTCGTGAACAGAGCTCCTCTATAAAGGACGAGTCTGCTCCTCAGACTGTAGCCgcacctgcacctgcacctgtACCTGCACCTGCACGTGGACCTGCTGTGTATTACCAT GATTTGAATCAACCTGGAGCCCCGACTTACACACTTCCACCTGGTTCAGATTACTTTAATCAGCCATTGAATTCTCTCATCTCTAGAGAACCTACATCTACCTCACCTGAGCCACCG GTATACAGCCCAGTGGATATCCATGTGAGCTCCCCTCAGCCtgag GTTGCACCTCTAGGAGGGCAGGAAGCCGATCCAGCTcctttacttggtgctgattgtcTCTCGTCGGACCCTGAGCCAAAGTTTGAACTGAAAGGACTGCCCTCTGCTCCCCCCCTCAGTTTAGACTCCAGTTGTGTTTACAACTCAGAAAAACTCAACTTTCTGTAA
- the LOC126388557 gene encoding uncharacterized protein LOC126388557 isoform X2, protein MDNGEAKDPRLKVSGTSVELTDVTESDDGYFSISDGSDTLQDVIRLIILECAETETKYYGDMFSFDIPGEAESLECNFLTFTGQPKVLWNRSDRDNSKGDRGQVKGNVWEIRSVSQQHMGSYNFRRKDKTVLSRIKLIVQERFRRYDTYVNEQLLIKNPPIDTMWTVTFKREGAIHSKTLMQAGRLVEENDWDFNWNFAERIQVLRDGIKIDPVESTDTGLYEFRDLEGHLALLVDVVVYNERPPTFMYVGITFGIIFAVIVICCCVRKFCREQSSSIKDESAPQTVAAPAPAPVPAPARGPAVYYHDLNQPGAPTYTLPPGSDYFNQPLNSLISREPTSTSPEPPVYSPVDIHVSSPQPEVAPLGGQEADPAPLLGADCLSSDPEPKFELKGLPSAPPLSLDSSCVYNSEKLNFL, encoded by the exons ATGGATAATGGGGAG GCAAAGGATCCACGCCTCAAAGTTTCCGGTACCTCAGTTGAGTTAACAGATGTGACAGAAAGTGATGATGGATATTTTTCCATCTCAGATGGTAGTGATACACTTCAAGATGTCATCAGACTGATAATTTTGG aatgtgctgaaacagaaacaaagtatTACGGGGATATGTTCTCCTTTGACATTCCTGGAGAGGCTGAATCCCTGGAGTGTAATTTCCTTACATTTACGGGCCAGCCAAAGGTCCTGTGGAATCGCTCTGACCGTGACAACAGTAAGGGAGACAGAGGGCAGGTGAAGGGTAATGTCTGGGAGATTAGGAGCGTCAGTCAGCAACACATGGGCTCCTACAACTTCAGACGAAAAGACAAGACTGTACTGTCGAGGATAAAGCTCATAGTTCAAG AGCGCTTTAGAAGATATGATACATATGTGAATGAGCAGCTCCTCATCAAAAATCCTCCAATTGACACCATGTGGACTGTGACTTTTAAACGTGAAGGTGCAATTCATTCAAAAACCTTGATGCAAGCAGGCCGTCTGGTTGAAGAAAATGACTGGGACTTCAATTGGAATTTTGCTGAAAGGATTCAAGTGCTGCGTGACGGTATAAAGATTGATCCTGTGGAAAGCACAGACACTGGTCTCTATGAATTCAGAGACCTGGAAGGTCACCTGGCCCTGTTGGTGGATGTGGTGGTATACAATG AACGACCTCCTACCTTTATGTATGTTGGTATTACTTTCGGGATTATATTTGCGGTGATTGTCATCTGTTGCTGTGTGAGAAAGTTCTGTCGTGAACAGAGCTCCTCTATAAAGGACGAGTCTGCTCCTCAGACTGTAGCCgcacctgcacctgcacctgtACCTGCACCTGCACGTGGACCTGCTGTGTATTACCAT GATTTGAATCAACCTGGAGCCCCGACTTACACACTTCCACCTGGTTCAGATTACTTTAATCAGCCATTGAATTCTCTCATCTCTAGAGAACCTACATCTACCTCACCTGAGCCACCG GTATACAGCCCAGTGGATATCCATGTGAGCTCCCCTCAGCCtgag GTTGCACCTCTAGGAGGGCAGGAAGCCGATCCAGCTcctttacttggtgctgattgtcTCTCGTCGGACCCTGAGCCAAAGTTTGAACTGAAAGGACTGCCCTCTGCTCCCCCCCTCAGTTTAGACTCCAGTTGTGTTTACAACTCAGAAAAACTCAACTTTCTGTAA
- the LOC126388558 gene encoding uncharacterized protein LOC126388558, producing MILLLVTVSCVLFGSSAGLQYEMVCYGKNFALPFSYTPPVFRGQLYFTPDGGSRRLMMDNGEAKDPRLKVSTISAKLTDLTEKDAGIFSISHDGDKFQDVIKLKISDCADKEWKTYGDRFSYRIPREAEFLEFTPLDSEDQPKVLWNRSDPQTNKGGRGQVKYTKWEISYLNFADVGHYNFRGKDNTLLKRIKLTVEVKYRSYQTKVNGHLFIESPPGDVPWTLTFTSEGEFQKTLVKAGHVVVDDDWDSTFRGRIQVVRGGIEIDPVKIKDAGTYEFRDPQGRQTKSVDVMVKYDPATIVTYVGIAVGVLFAVIVCCCCVKKCCCKKSSSKRAESAPQAAATPAVYYHSSNQPGAPVYPVAPGPDSSHQPLNALVSREPTSTSPEPLVAPLGGQEADPAPSLGYDCLSSDPEPKFELKLPSALPLSSDSTFCDVYTSDKLNFL from the exons ATGATACTGTTGCTTGTGACTGTGTCCTGCGTCTTGTTTG GTTCATCTGCTGGTCTCCAGTATGAAATGGTGTGCTATGGCAAAAATTTTGCATTACCATTTTCTTATACACCACCTGTTTTCCGTGGTCAGTTGTACTTCACTCCAGATGGGGGATCCAGGAGGCTAATGATGGATAATGGGGAG GCAAAGGACCCACGCCTTAAAGTTTCCACTATTTCAGCTAAATTAACAGATTTGACAGAAAAAGATGCCGGAATATTCTCCATCTCACATGATGGTGATAAATTTCAAGATGTCATCAAACTGAAAATTTCGG aTTGTGCTGACAAGGAATGGAAGACTTACGGGGATAGGTTCTCCTATCGTATTCCTAGAGAGGCTGAATTCCTGGAATTCACTCCCCTTGACAGTGAGGACCAGCCAAAGGTCCTGTGGAATCGCAGCGACCCTCAGACCAATAAGGGAGGCAGAGGACAGGTGAAGTATACTAAGTGGGAGATTTCGTATCTCAATTTTGCAGACGTGGGCCACTACAACTTcagaggaaaagacaacactttgCTGAAGAGGATAAAGCTCACAGTAGAAG tgaaatacagaAGCTATCAAACAAAGGTGAACGGTCATCTATTCATCGAAAGTCCTCCAGGCGATGTCCCATGGACTTTGACTTTTACATCTGAAGGTGAATTTCAGAAAACATTGGTGAAAGCAGGCCATGTGGTTGTAGACGATGACTGGGACTCCACTTTTAGAGGGAGAATTCAGGTGGTGCGTGGTGGTATAGAGATTGATCCTGTGAAAATCAAAGACGCTGGCACCTACGAGTTCAGAGACCCGCAAGGTCGCCAGACCAAGTCTGTGGATGTGATGGTAAAATATG ACCCAGCTACTATCGTTACTTATGTTGGTATTGCTGTCGGGGTTTTATTTGCGGTGattgtctgctgttgctgcgTGAAGAAATGCTGTTGTAAAAAGAGCTCTTCGAAAAGGGCCGAATCTGCTCCTCAGGCCGCAGCCACACCTGCTGTGTATTACCAT AGTTCGAATCAACCTGGAGCCCCAGTTTACCCTGTTGCACCTGGTCCAGATTCCTCTCATCAGCCATTGAATGCTCTAGTTTCTAGAGAACCTACATCTACCTCACCTGAGCCATTG GTTGCACCTTTAGGAGGGCAGGAAGCTGATCCAGCTCCTTCACTCGGCTATGATTGTCTCTCCTCGGACCCAGAGCCAAAGTTTGAGCTGAAACTGCCCTCTGCTCTCCCCCTCAGTTCAGACTCAACTTTCTGTGATGTTTACACCTCAGATAAACTCAACTTTCTGTAA